In Hyphomicrobiales bacterium, the following are encoded in one genomic region:
- a CDS encoding 3-keto-5-aminohexanoate cleavage protein: protein MSKILITCAITGSIHTPSMTPYLPITADQIASEAVAAAEAGATILHLHARDPQNGRPSAAVEHFMGFLPRIKQATDAVANISTGGSATMTLDQRLAAPIAAEPEMCSLNMGTMNFALYPAASRISDWRYDWEKPFLEESDDLVFKNTPRDIAHVLTELGQKRGARFEFECYDMSHLYMLQHFVERGLIEGPLFIQFVFGVLGGMAADPDNLVHMKRIADKLFGDTYQWSALAARRHQIPFASMAAAMGGHVRVGLEDSIYIGKGELARSNADQVAKVRDIVEKMGRTVATPSEARAILGLKGGDRTAF from the coding sequence ATGAGCAAGATCCTGATCACCTGCGCCATCACCGGCTCGATCCACACCCCGTCGATGACGCCATACCTGCCGATTACCGCCGATCAGATCGCCAGCGAAGCGGTCGCCGCCGCCGAGGCCGGTGCCACGATCCTGCACCTGCACGCCCGTGATCCGCAAAACGGCCGGCCGTCCGCCGCGGTCGAGCACTTCATGGGGTTCCTGCCGCGCATCAAGCAGGCAACCGATGCGGTCGCCAACATCTCGACCGGCGGCAGCGCGACGATGACGCTCGATCAGCGGCTTGCCGCCCCGATCGCCGCCGAGCCGGAGATGTGCTCGCTCAACATGGGCACGATGAATTTCGCGCTCTATCCGGCGGCGTCCCGCATTTCCGACTGGCGATACGACTGGGAAAAGCCGTTCCTGGAGGAGTCCGACGACCTCGTCTTCAAGAACACGCCGCGCGACATCGCCCATGTGCTGACCGAACTCGGCCAGAAGCGCGGCGCGCGCTTCGAGTTCGAGTGCTACGACATGAGCCACCTCTACATGCTGCAACACTTCGTCGAGCGTGGTCTGATCGAGGGGCCGCTGTTCATCCAGTTCGTGTTCGGCGTACTCGGCGGCATGGCGGCCGACCCCGACAATCTGGTGCACATGAAGCGCATCGCCGACAAGCTGTTCGGCGACACCTATCAATGGTCGGCGCTCGCCGCCAGACGCCATCAGATCCCGTTCGCCTCCATGGCGGCTGCCATGGGCGGCCACGTCCGCGTCGGGCTCGAAGACAGCATCTATATCGGCAAGGGCGAACTCGCCCGCTCCAATGCCGATCAGGTTGCCAAGGTGCGCGACATCGTCGAGAAAATGGGCCGCACGGTCGCCACGCCGAGCGAGGCCCGCGCGATTCTCGGCCTCAAGGGCGGCGACCGCACGGCCTTCTGA
- a CDS encoding aspartate aminotransferase family protein, which translates to MTTRKPSRLFYQSRRRRPTLDRAEGVYMWDTDGKRYLDGSSGAMVCNIGHSNRNVLDAMWRQMEKATFGYRLHFENEVSEQLAEKMAELSPPGLTRVFFVSGGSEATESATKLARQYAVARGETSRWKVISRFPSYHGCTLGALALTGYTPLTDAFMPMMRDMPKIPAPRAWLDGLDPDDPATGLHYANMLEERIIAEGPETVLAFLVEPVGGASTGALVSPPGYMERVREICTQYGILLIHDEVMTGGGRTGRFFASEHWGAYPDIIAFSKGFAAGYAPLGAMIAHEDIVDTVLDAGGFAHGFTYAGNPLASAAGLAVIAEIERQGMIENAARMGDLLKARLTGLMNPYPFVGDVRGMGLMLAFETVSDRATRAPLDKTLNAYNRLVDIAYDNGLIIYSRRSRGGVDGDHFLICPPMIVSEVHIDEIMDGLTRSLDQFANETGLAIDTATGTAA; encoded by the coding sequence ATGACAACACGAAAACCGAGCCGCCTGTTCTATCAGTCGCGGCGCCGTCGGCCGACGCTCGATCGTGCCGAGGGCGTCTATATGTGGGATACCGACGGCAAGCGCTATCTCGACGGCTCGTCCGGCGCGATGGTCTGCAATATCGGCCATTCCAACCGCAATGTACTCGACGCCATGTGGCGGCAGATGGAAAAGGCCACCTTCGGCTACCGCCTGCACTTTGAAAACGAGGTGTCCGAGCAGCTCGCCGAGAAGATGGCGGAACTCTCGCCGCCGGGCCTCACCCGAGTCTTTTTCGTTTCCGGCGGTTCGGAAGCGACCGAGAGCGCCACCAAGCTCGCCCGGCAATACGCCGTCGCGCGCGGCGAGACCAGCCGCTGGAAGGTCATCTCGCGCTTTCCGAGCTATCACGGCTGCACCCTCGGCGCGCTGGCTCTGACCGGCTATACGCCGCTCACCGACGCCTTCATGCCGATGATGCGCGACATGCCGAAGATCCCGGCGCCGCGCGCCTGGCTCGACGGCCTCGACCCAGACGACCCGGCGACCGGCCTGCATTACGCAAACATGCTCGAAGAGCGCATCATTGCCGAAGGCCCGGAAACCGTACTCGCCTTCCTCGTCGAGCCGGTCGGCGGCGCCTCCACCGGCGCGCTCGTCTCACCGCCCGGCTACATGGAGCGGGTGCGCGAGATCTGCACGCAATACGGCATCCTTCTGATCCACGACGAGGTGATGACCGGCGGTGGCCGCACCGGACGTTTCTTTGCCAGCGAACATTGGGGTGCCTATCCCGATATCATCGCCTTTTCCAAGGGCTTTGCGGCCGGCTACGCGCCACTGGGCGCCATGATCGCCCATGAGGACATCGTCGACACCGTGCTCGATGCCGGCGGCTTTGCCCATGGCTTCACCTATGCAGGCAATCCGCTCGCCTCGGCCGCCGGCCTCGCCGTCATCGCCGAGATCGAGCGCCAGGGCATGATCGAAAATGCAGCCAGGATGGGCGACCTGTTGAAGGCCCGCCTCACCGGCCTGATGAACCCCTACCCCTTTGTCGGCGACGTGCGTGGCATGGGGCTGATGCTCGCCTTCGAGACGGTCAGCGACCGGGCTACCCGAGCGCCGCTCGACAAGACGCTCAACGCCTATAACCGCCTTGTCGATATTGCCTACGACAACGGCCTCATCATCTATTCGCGCCGTTCGCGCGGCGGCGTCGACGGCGATCACTTCCTGATCTGCCCGCCGATGATCGTCTCTGAGGTCCACATCGACGAAATCATGGACGGCCTGACCCGTTCGCTCGACCAGTTCGCCAACGAAACCGGCCTTGCGATCGATACGGCCACCGGAACCGCTGCATGA
- a CDS encoding spermidine/putrescine ABC transporter substrate-binding protein — protein sequence MDDTKRYERLRERYLNGDLDRRKFLGLIGAAGLAYGVHTPFARHAMAATEQVRFDGWGGVVSEAFRKHAFDPYTAKTGIKVVDGTFGSGDEYLSRIKASQPGEYNIAHLSGVFDYARYHGLGLTSELNEANIPNLKYVIPKLADVFRGITDGKLSCVPYDYGTTGLAYNRKHISDEEMKEKGAKILIDEKLKGKIGGWADWRTRIWYASLQTDQDPNGATDMDAVWDAIRKHRDLALKYWTSGAELMSLLAEEELYVTEGWSGRIYALREQGHDIGYMDPPNGFGWQECLFVIKGSPMAACEELLNFMLEPATSIAVAEGQNYPPALDPTKVDLGKKIPTLPAFDPTGTLEGLTFADPNYWNGNEKDWSKMFGRIQKGY from the coding sequence ATGGATGATACGAAACGCTACGAACGACTTCGCGAACGCTACCTGAATGGCGACCTCGACCGCCGCAAGTTCCTCGGCCTGATCGGCGCCGCCGGCCTCGCCTACGGCGTCCACACCCCGTTCGCCCGCCACGCCATGGCCGCCACCGAACAGGTGCGCTTCGATGGCTGGGGCGGCGTCGTCTCGGAAGCCTTCCGCAAGCACGCCTTCGATCCCTACACCGCCAAGACCGGCATCAAGGTCGTCGACGGTACCTTCGGCAGCGGCGACGAATATTTGTCGCGCATCAAGGCCAGCCAGCCCGGCGAGTACAACATCGCCCACCTGTCCGGCGTCTTCGACTATGCCCGCTATCACGGTCTCGGCCTGACCTCGGAACTCAACGAGGCCAACATCCCGAACCTGAAATACGTCATCCCGAAACTCGCCGACGTATTCCGTGGCATCACCGACGGCAAGCTGTCCTGCGTGCCCTACGACTACGGCACCACGGGTCTGGCCTATAACCGCAAGCACATCTCCGATGAGGAGATGAAGGAAAAGGGCGCCAAGATCCTCATCGACGAGAAGCTGAAGGGCAAGATCGGCGGCTGGGCCGACTGGCGCACCCGTATCTGGTACGCCTCGCTGCAGACCGATCAGGACCCGAACGGCGCCACCGACATGGATGCCGTGTGGGATGCGATCCGCAAGCACCGCGACCTGGCACTGAAATACTGGACCTCGGGCGCCGAGCTGATGAGCCTTCTCGCCGAAGAAGAGCTCTACGTCACCGAAGGCTGGTCGGGCCGCATCTACGCGCTACGCGAGCAGGGCCACGACATCGGCTACATGGACCCGCCGAACGGCTTCGGCTGGCAGGAATGCCTGTTCGTCATCAAGGGCTCGCCGATGGCCGCCTGCGAAGAGCTGCTGAACTTCATGCTCGAGCCGGCAACCTCGATCGCCGTCGCCGAGGGTCAGAACTATCCGCCGGCGCTCGACCCGACCAAGGTCGACCTCGGCAAGAAGATCCCGACCCTGCCGGCCTTCGATCCGACCGGAACGCTGGAAGGCCTGACCTTTGCCGATCCGAACTACTGGAACGGCAACGAGAAGGACTGGTCGAAGATGTTCGGCCGCATCCAGAAGGGCTACTGA
- a CDS encoding spermidine/putrescine ABC transporter permease — MGFFKPTGWGLVRAWAILVYGFMFLPVAVVVLLAFNASQFGSFPMTGFSFRWFIALIENDAIMRAFRTSFALGAMTALISTTLGVLASLALVRYRVPGQNLISTVLIAPILVPEVVLAVAILLFMKALNVPKSFTLLLLGHVIFTLPFVILVVQARLVGIRRDVEEAAMSLGASPVQTFFQITLPLLAPAVLAGMLFAFTISFDDITGTLFWKPGGVETVPTQIFAMLRNSISPEINALGAVMIFLTVGLPLLGAAIARRLALKSGS; from the coding sequence ATGGGCTTTTTCAAACCCACCGGCTGGGGCCTCGTGCGCGCCTGGGCGATCCTCGTCTACGGCTTCATGTTCCTGCCGGTTGCCGTGGTCGTGCTGCTCGCCTTCAACGCCAGCCAGTTCGGCTCCTTCCCGATGACCGGCTTCTCGTTCCGCTGGTTCATCGCGCTGATCGAGAACGACGCCATCATGCGGGCCTTCCGCACCTCGTTTGCGCTCGGTGCCATGACCGCGCTGATCTCGACCACGCTTGGTGTGCTCGCCAGCCTCGCCCTGGTCCGCTACCGGGTGCCCGGCCAGAACCTCATCTCGACCGTGCTGATCGCGCCGATCCTGGTGCCCGAAGTGGTGCTTGCCGTGGCGATCCTGCTGTTCATGAAGGCGCTCAACGTGCCCAAGAGCTTCACGCTCCTGCTGCTTGGCCACGTCATCTTCACCCTGCCCTTCGTCATCCTCGTCGTGCAGGCGCGCCTCGTCGGCATCCGCCGCGACGTCGAGGAGGCCGCGATGTCGCTCGGCGCCAGCCCCGTCCAGACCTTTTTCCAGATCACCCTGCCGCTGCTCGCGCCGGCCGTCCTGGCCGGCATGCTGTTCGCCTTCACGATCAGCTTCGACGACATCACCGGCACCCTGTTCTGGAAGCCCGGCGGCGTGGAAACCGTCCCGACCCAGATCTTTGCCATGCTGCGCAATTCGATCAGCCCGGAAATCAACGCACTCGGCGCGGTGATGATCTTCCTCACCGTTGGCCTGCCTTTGCTCGGCGCGGCGATCGCCCGCCGGCTCGCTCTGAAAAGCGGCAGTTAG
- a CDS encoding leucine--tRNA ligase produces MAAERYNAREAEPKWQKTWNEARVFHTDNGDPRPKYYVLEMFPYPSGRIHMGHVRNYAMGDVVARFKRAKGFNVLHPMGWDAFGMPAENAAMQNKVHPKEWTYANIAAMRAQLKSMGLSLDWDREFATCDVDYYHRQQMLFTDMLKAGLAYRKKSKVNWDPVDQTVLANEQVIDGKGWRSGATVEQRELTQWFFKITAFSEDLLNSLEGLTRWPDKVRLMQANWIGRSEGLRVRFEYDGAAPTDDPTLEIFTTRPDTLFGASFMALAADHPVSKALAENNADLAAFCDECRRLGTSVVAIETAEKKGFDTGVRVKHPFVEGKTLPVYIANFILMDYGTGAIFGCPAHDQRDLDFARKYGLDVTPVVLPTGADAATFTIGDEAVLEDGALFNSDFLDGLNVAAAKDAVATRLEGTTVHGAPQGERQVNFRLRDWGISRQRYWGCPIPVIHCEKCDIVPVPKEDLPVKLPDDITFDKPGNPLERHPTWKDVTCPKCGGKARRETDTMDTFVDSSWYYVRFTDPKNTDPTDPKAADAWLPVDQYIGGIEHAILHLLYSRFFTRAMQATGHLDLKEPFAGLFTQCMVTHETYKSAGGDWITPAEIRFVDSAEGRKAVLEETGEPVEIGPIEKMSKSKKNTVDPTDIIDTFGADTARWFMLSDTPPDRDIQWTDAGAEGAHRFIQRVWRMIAETVPSLPAHGAAVPDALSEAATALRKATHKALAAVESDIEQLAFNRAVARIYELSNTLSKAVGDAAKAGDAGLFWALREAFETTVQMMAPMTPHLAEECWTALGGDGLIATRAWPEVEATLLVEDTITLPVQINGKKRDDLVIAKGADEDAVKEAVLALEGVQRVLQGAAPKRIIVVPNRIVNIVA; encoded by the coding sequence ATGGCAGCCGAGCGATACAACGCCCGCGAGGCGGAACCGAAGTGGCAGAAGACCTGGAACGAAGCCAGGGTCTTCCACACCGACAACGGCGATCCGCGCCCGAAATACTACGTCCTCGAGATGTTCCCCTATCCGTCCGGGCGCATCCATATGGGCCATGTGCGCAACTACGCGATGGGCGATGTGGTCGCCCGCTTCAAGCGCGCCAAGGGCTTCAACGTGCTGCATCCGATGGGCTGGGACGCCTTCGGCATGCCGGCCGAAAACGCCGCCATGCAGAATAAGGTCCACCCCAAGGAATGGACCTACGCCAACATCGCCGCGATGCGCGCCCAGCTCAAATCCATGGGCCTGTCGCTCGACTGGGACCGCGAATTCGCCACCTGCGACGTCGACTATTATCACCGTCAGCAGATGCTCTTCACCGACATGCTGAAGGCCGGCCTCGCCTACCGCAAGAAATCGAAGGTGAACTGGGACCCCGTCGACCAGACCGTGCTCGCCAACGAGCAGGTCATCGACGGCAAGGGCTGGCGCTCCGGCGCCACCGTGGAACAGCGCGAGCTGACCCAGTGGTTCTTCAAGATCACCGCTTTCTCCGAAGACCTGCTGAATTCGCTCGAGGGCCTCACCCGCTGGCCCGACAAGGTGCGCCTGATGCAGGCGAACTGGATCGGCCGCTCGGAAGGCCTGCGCGTGCGCTTCGAATATGACGGCGCCGCTCCCACAGACGATCCAACGCTGGAGATCTTCACCACCCGCCCGGACACGCTGTTCGGCGCCAGCTTCATGGCACTTGCCGCCGACCACCCGGTCTCCAAGGCGCTGGCCGAAAACAACGCCGATCTCGCCGCCTTCTGCGACGAATGCCGTCGCCTCGGCACCAGCGTGGTGGCCATCGAAACGGCGGAGAAGAAGGGCTTCGACACCGGCGTGCGCGTCAAGCACCCGTTCGTCGAAGGCAAGACCCTGCCGGTCTACATCGCCAACTTCATCCTGATGGATTACGGCACCGGCGCCATCTTCGGCTGCCCGGCGCATGACCAGCGCGACCTCGACTTCGCCCGCAAATACGGCCTCGACGTCACCCCCGTGGTGCTGCCGACCGGCGCCGACGCGGCAACCTTTACGATCGGCGACGAGGCGGTGCTGGAAGACGGCGCGCTGTTCAACTCCGATTTCCTCGACGGCCTCAATGTCGCCGCCGCCAAGGATGCGGTCGCCACGCGGCTTGAAGGCACCACCGTGCACGGCGCCCCGCAGGGCGAGCGCCAGGTCAATTTCCGCCTCCGCGACTGGGGTATTTCCCGCCAGCGCTACTGGGGTTGTCCGATCCCGGTCATTCACTGCGAGAAATGCGACATCGTCCCGGTTCCGAAGGAAGATTTGCCGGTTAAGCTGCCCGACGACATCACTTTCGACAAGCCGGGCAACCCGCTTGAGCGGCACCCGACCTGGAAAGACGTCACCTGCCCGAAATGCGGCGGCAAGGCGCGGCGCGAAACCGACACGATGGACACCTTCGTCGATTCCTCGTGGTACTACGTCCGCTTCACCGACCCGAAGAACACCGATCCGACCGATCCGAAGGCGGCCGACGCCTGGCTACCGGTCGACCAGTATATCGGCGGCATCGAGCACGCGATCCTGCACCTGCTCTATTCGCGCTTCTTCACCCGCGCCATGCAGGCGACCGGGCATCTCGACCTGAAGGAGCCGTTCGCCGGCCTGTTCACGCAGTGCATGGTCACCCACGAGACCTACAAGTCGGCGGGTGGCGACTGGATCACCCCGGCCGAGATCCGCTTCGTCGACAGTGCCGAGGGCCGCAAGGCGGTGCTTGAGGAAACCGGCGAGCCGGTCGAGATCGGCCCGATCGAAAAGATGTCGAAGTCGAAGAAGAACACCGTCGACCCGACCGACATCATCGACACCTTCGGCGCCGACACCGCGCGCTGGTTCATGCTGTCCGACACGCCGCCGGACCGCGACATCCAGTGGACCGACGCCGGCGCGGAAGGCGCACACCGCTTTATCCAGCGCGTCTGGCGCATGATCGCCGAGACCGTGCCGTCGCTGCCGGCGCATGGTGCGGCCGTCCCCGACGCCCTGTCGGAGGCGGCAACAGCACTGCGCAAGGCGACCCACAAGGCGCTCGCCGCCGTCGAAAGCGACATCGAGCAGCTCGCCTTCAACCGGGCTGTCGCCCGCATCTACGAACTCTCGAATACCCTGTCGAAGGCCGTCGGCGATGCTGCCAAGGCTGGCGATGCTGGCCTCTTCTGGGCATTGCGCGAAGCTTTCGAAACGACGGTGCAGATGATGGCGCCGATGACGCCGCACCTTGCCGAGGAGTGCTGGACCGCGCTCGGCGGCGACGGCCTCATCGCAACCCGCGCCTGGCCTGAAGTCGAGGCAACGCTTCTCGTCGAGGACACGATCACCCTGCCGGTGCAGATCAATGGCAAGAAGCGCGACGACCTCGTCATTGCAAAGGGCGCCGACGAAGACGCGGTCAAGGAAGCCGTTCTCGCGCTCGAAGGCGTGCAGAGGGTCTTGCAGGGCGCCGCGCCGAAGCGCATCATTGTCGTTCCGAACCGTATCGTGAACATTGTGGCTTGA
- a CDS encoding polyamine ABC transporter ATP-binding protein, producing the protein MSMDIPEGSFVTLLGPSGCGKTTTLRMVAGLLDPTEGDIAIKGKRINDTPIHKRNLGIVFQNYALFPHKSVFDNVAFGLKYRNVSRDEISRRVKDALELVQLPDVGDRFPKQLSGGQQQRIALARAIVIEPDVLLLDEPLSALDANLREDMRVELKRIQHRIGVTTIFVTHDQSEALAMSDRIVVMSAGRVEQTGAPEDVYNAPVSEFVASFLGASNILDGTIAGSDADAVALDVPHFGRATVSRDRAPALEGNRDGTNGKLVIRAEKVKLMAADAPADGRISVPGIVETVDYQGQAARYFVRVGDLQLQAINMIEDHPFAEGSTVSVQVRPSDCAALPENG; encoded by the coding sequence ATGTCGATGGACATCCCAGAGGGCAGCTTCGTCACGCTGCTCGGACCGTCGGGCTGCGGCAAGACGACGACCTTGCGTATGGTCGCCGGCCTGCTCGACCCGACCGAGGGCGACATCGCCATCAAGGGCAAGCGGATCAACGACACGCCGATCCACAAGCGCAATCTCGGCATCGTGTTCCAGAACTACGCGCTGTTTCCGCACAAATCCGTCTTCGACAACGTCGCCTTCGGCCTGAAATACCGCAACGTCTCCCGCGACGAGATTTCCCGCAGGGTCAAGGACGCGCTCGAACTGGTGCAGCTTCCCGACGTCGGCGACCGCTTCCCGAAACAGCTTTCCGGCGGCCAGCAGCAGCGCATCGCGCTCGCCCGCGCCATCGTCATCGAACCCGACGTGTTGTTGCTCGACGAACCGCTGTCCGCGCTCGACGCCAATCTGCGCGAGGACATGCGTGTCGAGCTGAAGCGCATTCAGCATCGCATCGGCGTCACCACCATCTTCGTCACCCACGACCAGTCCGAAGCACTCGCGATGTCCGACCGCATCGTCGTGATGAGCGCCGGCCGCGTCGAGCAGACCGGCGCGCCCGAGGACGTCTACAACGCACCTGTCTCGGAGTTCGTCGCCAGCTTCCTCGGCGCCTCCAACATTCTCGATGGCACCATTGCCGGCAGCGACGCCGACGCCGTCGCCCTCGACGTGCCCCATTTCGGCCGCGCCACGGTGTCGCGGGACCGCGCGCCCGCCCTTGAAGGCAATCGCGACGGCACCAACGGCAAGCTCGTGATCCGCGCCGAAAAGGTGAAACTGATGGCCGCCGACGCCCCCGCCGACGGAAGGATTTCTGTTCCCGGAATCGTCGAAACGGTGGATTATCAGGGTCAGGCCGCACGCTATTTCGTCCGCGTCGGCGACCTGCAACTACAAGCCATCAACATGATCGAGGACCATCCGTTTGCGGAAGGCTCCACGGTCTCGGTTCAGGTGCGGCCGAGCGATTGCGCGGCGCTCCCGGAGAATGGGTAA
- a CDS encoding GNAT family N-acetyltransferase, giving the protein MSDIVFTIRPELPSDDAAVDALHDEAFGPGRFARTAFRLREGVPHDRALSFSATIDDDIVGSVWLTPILIGEAPALLLGPLTVSPTVKHIGIGRALMRTVMSAAAEAGHGLVLLVGDEPYYGVFGFKPVAPGTVMLPGPVDPKRLLLAELKGGASIAARGMARSVR; this is encoded by the coding sequence ATGTCCGATATTGTTTTCACCATCCGGCCCGAGCTGCCCTCGGATGATGCCGCCGTCGACGCCCTTCATGACGAAGCCTTCGGGCCCGGCCGCTTCGCGCGGACCGCGTTCCGCCTGCGCGAGGGCGTGCCGCACGACCGCGCCTTAAGCTTTTCCGCCACAATCGATGACGACATCGTCGGCTCGGTCTGGCTGACGCCGATCCTGATCGGAGAGGCGCCCGCGTTGCTGCTCGGGCCGCTCACCGTCAGTCCAACGGTCAAGCATATCGGCATCGGCCGGGCGCTGATGCGTACCGTCATGTCGGCCGCCGCCGAGGCCGGCCACGGCCTCGTCCTGCTGGTTGGCGACGAACCCTATTATGGCGTCTTCGGCTTCAAGCCGGTCGCGCCCGGCACCGTCATGCTGCCCGGCCCGGTCGACCCGAAGCGGTTGCTGCTCGCCGAGCTGAAAGGCGGCGCATCGATCGCCGCGCGCGGCAT
- a CDS encoding acetylpolyamine amidohydrolase, producing MKTVFHDTQRRHQPKLFLSSGAPQPNPEQPERIDALLGGAERAGLATIAPSDQGMAPIAAIHTSEYLVFLENIVTRWQRIPGASEEVIPNIHPDRRSVNYPKSAVGQAGYHMADTACPISEGSWEAMYWSAQSAIAAADSVLAGEKAAYALCRPPGHHAFTDLAGGFCFLNNTAIAAERCRAAGMRPAIVDVDLHHGNGTQGIFYERGDVLTVSVHADPERYYPFFWGNAQERGEGPGHGANVNLPIPRGSGDDVFLKALATGLDRVRAFGADTLVIALGLDPFEGDPFGGLAVTTPGFARIAAACAALGLPTIIVQEGGYLCPELGDNLQSFLTGFQDAHTL from the coding sequence ATGAAAACCGTCTTTCACGACACCCAGCGCCGGCACCAGCCGAAACTGTTCCTCTCAAGCGGCGCGCCGCAGCCGAACCCCGAGCAGCCGGAGCGCATCGACGCGCTGCTTGGCGGCGCCGAGCGCGCCGGCCTCGCCACCATCGCCCCGTCCGATCAGGGCATGGCGCCGATCGCCGCCATCCACACCAGCGAATATCTCGTTTTCCTGGAAAACATCGTCACCCGCTGGCAACGGATCCCCGGAGCCTCGGAAGAGGTGATCCCCAACATCCACCCCGACCGCCGCTCGGTGAACTACCCGAAATCCGCCGTCGGCCAGGCCGGCTACCACATGGCCGACACCGCCTGCCCGATCTCGGAAGGTTCGTGGGAAGCGATGTACTGGAGCGCCCAGAGCGCGATTGCCGCCGCCGACAGCGTGCTGGCCGGCGAAAAGGCCGCCTACGCGCTCTGCCGCCCGCCCGGACACCACGCCTTCACCGATCTCGCCGGCGGCTTCTGCTTCTTGAACAACACCGCGATCGCGGCCGAACGCTGCCGCGCCGCCGGCATGCGCCCGGCCATCGTCGATGTCGATCTGCACCACGGCAACGGCACGCAAGGCATCTTCTACGAACGCGGCGACGTGCTGACGGTCTCCGTCCATGCCGACCCGGAACGCTACTACCCGTTCTTCTGGGGCAACGCCCAGGAACGCGGCGAAGGCCCGGGCCACGGCGCCAACGTCAATTTGCCGATCCCGCGCGGCTCCGGCGACGACGTGTTCCTGAAAGCACTCGCCACCGGCCTCGACCGGGTGCGTGCCTTCGGCGCCGACACACTGGTCATAGCGCTCGGTCTCGATCCTTTCGAGGGCGACCCGTTCGGCGGCCTTGCAGTGACGACGCCGGGCTTTGCCCGCATAGCGGCTGCCTGCGCAGCCCTTGGCCTGCCGACCATCATCGTGCAGGAAGGCGGCTATCTCTGCCCCGAACTCGGCGATAATCTACAAAGCTTCCTCACCGGCTTCCAGGACGCCCACACGCTTTAG
- a CDS encoding DNA polymerase III subunit delta, translated as MAVLKGPALDRFLKEPDPSVGFVLVYGPDVGLVSERCKAIANAATKGSSDPFALIRLDSSEIDADSNRLADEALQIALFGDRRTVWVRAGGRGDLAGMITPLMHEPPENTLILVEAGDLKKGVALRRRFEENRGAVAIACYPDEAGDLNRLIDDETAAVGLAIDSDASQALHALIGGDRLASRSEVAKLCLYARDSGRITLADVEVSVGDASALAASEVIDAMFLGEIDTVVRGLDRLTAAGQSVSGIGTNALRHLHMLHRMRAEIEAGAAADAVMNRARPPIYFRRKPLISRALQRWNTMRLERAMTVLSEAIHKTRLYRDLEEAVLADAMITIARAGRRPA; from the coding sequence ATGGCCGTTCTGAAGGGACCCGCTCTCGACCGATTCCTGAAGGAGCCCGACCCGAGCGTCGGCTTCGTTCTGGTCTACGGCCCCGATGTCGGTCTCGTCTCGGAACGCTGCAAGGCCATCGCCAACGCGGCGACCAAGGGCTCCAGCGACCCCTTCGCCCTGATCCGCCTCGACAGTTCCGAAATCGATGCCGACTCGAACCGGCTCGCCGACGAGGCGCTGCAGATCGCGCTGTTCGGCGACCGCCGCACCGTCTGGGTGCGCGCCGGCGGGCGTGGCGATCTCGCCGGCATGATCACCCCACTGATGCACGAACCGCCGGAAAACACCCTCATTCTGGTCGAGGCGGGCGACCTGAAAAAGGGCGTCGCGCTGCGTCGCCGCTTCGAGGAAAACCGCGGCGCGGTGGCGATCGCCTGTTATCCCGACGAGGCGGGCGACCTCAACCGGCTGATCGATGACGAAACCGCCGCGGTCGGCCTCGCCATCGATTCCGATGCCAGCCAGGCCCTGCACGCGCTCATCGGCGGCGACCGGCTCGCCTCGCGCAGCGAAGTCGCCAAGCTCTGCCTCTATGCCCGCGACAGCGGCCGTATCACACTGGCCGACGTCGAGGTCTCGGTCGGCGACGCCTCCGCGCTTGCCGCCAGCGAGGTGATCGACGCCATGTTCCTCGGCGAGATCGACACTGTCGTGCGTGGCCTCGACCGGCTGACCGCAGCTGGCCAGTCGGTTTCCGGCATCGGCACCAACGCGCTCCGCCACCTCCACATGCTGCATCGCATGCGCGCCGAGATCGAAGCGGGTGCTGCCGCCGACGCCGTCATGAACCGCGCCCGCCCACCGATCTACTTCCGCCGCAAGCCGCTGATCAGCCGCGCCCTGCAGCGCTGGAATACCATGCGGCTGGAACGCGCCATGACCGTGCTGAGCGAGGCGATCCACAAGACCCGGCTCTATCGCGACCTCGAAGAAGCCGTGCTTGCCGACGCCATGATCACCATTGCCCGCGCCGGCCGCCGTCCCGCCTGA